The DNA region CGGTCCTTCAACAGCAACTCAATGCACTGGCCACGCGCGCTCAGCGCAGCCTCGGCCGGTGGGCGTTCGCGCGCGACCTTCGCATGACCGTGCGCGACTCACTCGTGTGGCTGCTGGTTGCACCCATCCTCCTGTTCAGCGCGCAAGTCGTGATGCTGCTCGTTGGTCGCGGGCCTCTGGCATGGCCCGCCATGGTGTGGGTGCTGCTCGCAGTGGCCGGACCGGTCGCCTATGTGGCCGTTCGCATGGCATCGCTCGCGAAGGGGCGGCACCTCGACCGTCGCGCGTGCCTTGGCGCGTTTGACCTGCAGCTCACCAGCAACGATCGGCTGGTGACCGCCGATGAATTTCTCGCCGCCGGCGCATCCGACCACTTCCGGCAGGCGGCGATTGACGATGCCGCGGATCACATCGCTCGGGCGGGCGCCACGACGCTCGAAGAAAAGGCGCTGCCGGCATGGGCCATCTCGCGGCGCAGTTGGGCGGCCACAGTCGCCGCCGCGGCTCTGATCGTCGGCGCGTTGTGGCTTGGTGATGTGGCGTCGGGCATCCGGAATGCACCGGATGCGGAAACGGTTTTGACCACCGCCGACCTGCAGACGGTACCGGCGCGTGTGGCGGCGGCATTGCTCGATCTGCGGCCCAATCCGCCGAGGCCCGATCGCCCCGAGGCCGCCGAGGCGGTGCCGGCGAACGCCTCGCAGCCCTCGGCTGATGCGTCGCCGAAGACGCCGAGGACGGATCAGGAGGCCGATGGCCAGTCACACGCCGGCGGTCAGGCGAGCAGCAAATCGGCGAGCCAGGCGATGAGCAGCAGCGGAACGCCGTCCAACCAGCAGACACCATCGCAGCCCCTTGAAGAAGACCCGCCACAGCCGCAGGACGCAGCGGCCACCACGCAGGCGAAAAAGGCCGAGGGGAAAAAAGGCCAGCAGCAGGCGTCGTCTGCCACGTCAGGCCAAGGCCAGTCCAAGTCATCCAGCAGCGATTCAAATTCCATCCCCGCCACCGACCAGCCCGATCGCGCCGGCGCGAACAAGGATGACGGGAAGGACGAAGAGGGGATGCAGGACGAGGAAGAGGAAGAGAAGACGAGCGGTGTGGAGCGGCCGTCATTGCGTCGCAACAAACCGCCGGTCGATCGCAACCTCTCGAATCGCCCTGCCACCGACCAGGCGGGTCCCAACGCGAACGGGCGTAGCGGACCCGGCGGTCGCAAGAAAACGCGCGGCGTGCCCGCGATGATCCTGGGTGTGCCAACGCCCGACCGCATTCAGGGGATGACCAACCCCGGCCGCTCGAAGGTGACACAGGAGAACTCGACGCCGAAGGAAGAACCGCAGTCGGCGCTGACCGCCGAGGAGCGGGCCGCGCGCGAAAATCCCTTCGGCTACATCGAGCACCCGGTGCTGCGGCCATGGATGCAGACCCTGGTCGAGAAGTATTTCCTGCAACTGCGTGGGAAGACTGAGCTTCCCCCAATCAGAAAAGAGTGACGTGATGACAACCACAACAGGCGCGGCCGAGGCGCGTGAAGCGGCGGCGCGGTTCCGCACGGTGTATGCGGATATCAAGCGGCGCGTGAACCAGATGATGGTGGGCCAGGACGAGATCGTGGACGGCGTCATGACCGCGCTCCTCGCCGGCGGCCACGTGCTGCTCGAGGGCGTCCCCGGGCTGGGTAAGACGATGCTCGTGCGGTGCCTGAGTTCGGCAATTGAAACCAAGTTTTCGCGCATCCAGTTCACGCCCGACATGATGCCCGCCGACATTCAGGGCACCTGGGTGCTGATGGAGAACGATCAGGGACGCCACGACCTGCGATTCCAGGAAGGTCCGCTCATCGCGAACCTGGTGCTGGCCGACGAAATCAACCGCGCCACGCCCAAGACGCAGTCGGCGTTGCTCGAAGCGATGCAAGAGCGTCAGGTCACCGTGGGCAAGCGCACGATCAAGCTGGACGAGCCTTTTTGCGTGCTCGCGACCCAGAACCCGGTGGAGCAGGAAGGCACGTATCCGCTCCCGGAAGCGCAGCTCGACCGTTTCCTGCTGAAGCTTGTCGTCGGTTACCCGAAGGAAGAGGACTACAGCGCCATCCTTGACCGTACGATCGGCGACCACGAAGTGACGATTGAGCCGGTGACCAATGCCGCGGAAATCGTGCGGCTGCGGCATATCGTCCGCGCGGTGCCGGTGCCGGCGCATGCGCAGCAATACGCCATTCAGGTGGTGATGGGCACGCAGCCTGGCAGCCCGTATGCGCCCAAGAAGGTCAACGAGTATGTCGCGCTCGGCTCCAGCCCGCGTGGCGCGCAGTCGCTGTTGCTGGCCGCCAAGGTGCGGGCGCTGGTCAACGGCCGATTTGCCGTGAGCATCGACGACATCAAGCACCTTGCGCTGCCGGTGCTGCGTCACCGGTTGCTCATCAATTTCCATGGGCAGTCCGATCGCGTGACCGATGCAGATATTGTGGCGGCGGTGCTGGCGGCTGTCAGAGAGCCGCTCGAAGTTGCTTCATGAGCGCGGCCCCCATTCCGTTCGACAAACTCTTTGACCCGGGTTTCCTCGCCTCGCTCTCGCACCTGAGCATCACCGTGCAGCGCGTGGCGGCGGGGGGCCGGTTTGGAGATCGCCTGTCGAAGGACCTGGGAGCCGGCATCGAATTCCGTGACTATCGCGGCTATTCCCCCGGTGACGACCCGCGCGCGATCGACTGGAACATCTACCGGCGGCTCGGCAAGGTGTTCCTGCGGCTGTATGAAGAGCAGCAGGACCTGCCGCTGTATCTCATGCCCGACGTCTCCACGAGCATGTTTCACGAGCCGGAGCCGCGCGCACTGACGGCGCTGCGCACGGCACTCGCGCTGGCGACCATCAGCCTGTCGCATCACGACTCGACGGCGCTTTTTCCGTTCGCGGAAAAAATGGAGATGCGCGTGAAGTCCATGTCCGGCAAGGCCAGCACCATGGCATTTGCCGAGCATCTGGCCCGGTTGTCGCCCCCGGCTGAGGCAGGCACGAATCTGTCGGCCGCACTTCGAAGGCTGGCCGATATGAACCTGCGCCGCGGCCTGCTGGTAGTGATCAGTGACTTCTTCGATCCGGCCGGCCTCGATGCCATCCGTGATGCGCTCAGGAGCATCCGGCACCGGATGTTGTTCGTGCAGCTCGTCCGCCCCTCCGATGAACAGCCCAACCTGGACGGCGATCTCAGGCTCGTGGACTGTGAGACGGGCGAGGCGGCCGAGATCACCATCACGCCTCATGTGCTGGAGCGGTATCGCGACGCGTACGCGCAGTTCAATCGCGACCTCGCGGCGCTTGTGAAGTACCACCACGGTGGGTTGCTGCGTCTTGATGTGGAAGAGGACCTGGTCACGCAGCTCAACACGCTGTTTGCCGCCGGAAGCCTCGTGGTATGACCTTCGCGAATCTGTCGGCGCTCGGGGTGGTGGCGGGCCTGGCCGGGCTGGCCGCGCTGCTGTTCGCGTTGCAGCAACTTCGCACCCGCTACCGCAACGTGACCGTCGTCACCACCTTGTTCTGGAAGCAGGTGGTGCACGAAGCGCCGGTCAGAAAACTGCGTGACAAATTTCGCCACCCGCTCGCCTACGCCCTGGTGCTCGCGATTTGCTCGCTCCTGTGGCTCGCCGTGGCCGAGCCGCAATTCGGTCGTCGGCCGGATCAGACATTCCACATCCTGGTGCTCGACGGATCGGCGGGCATGGCCGCCGGAAACCGGTTCGCCGACGCTGTGGACGCGCTCGAACGGCAGGTCGCCCGTTTGCCCAGCGACCGGCGCCAGGTGATCTGGAGCGGCGCGGACACTCGACCGTTGCTCAACCCTGGTGAACACGCGCTGCTCTTGCGCGCGCGCCTGGACCGGTTGGCGCCGCAGGCCGCCCCGGCGTCGCTTGAGCGGCTGCTGCGGCAGCTCAGTGCGACCTCGGCCAATGGCGGCAGTGAGTCGCCCACATCGATTCTGGTGTTTGGAGACGCCCCCGTTCGGAAACAGGTACTGGACCTGGTCCCCGCGTCGATGACGGTGAAGCGGGCCACCGCGCCGGCGCCGCTTGCGGGCAACAGCGGCATCACGGCGCTTGGGGTGTCTGATGCCGCTTCCGGCGCCTGGGACAAGGTGGACGTCTTCGTGCAGGTGCAAAGCACAGGCGACCGCCGCGCGGCACCGGTCGTGACGGCGGCGAATGCGCCCGGTGTCCGAATCGAAGTCAACGGACAGGCTGTGCCAGGCAACGCGATCGCGCGTGTCGGCCAGGGCTACGTTCTGTCTGACGTGCCGGCCGCGGGCGGCCTCCTGACCGCACGGGTTGTTGATGACCGATCAGGCGCCGACAGCCTTCCACTCGACGACGTGGCCCGCCTGCGATTGCCCACCAAGCCCATTCTCAGCGTGCAACTCTCGTCGTCATTGCAGGCCGTGCTCGGGCCGCTGCTTGAGGCGGACGCCGGCGTGACGCTCGTCGCGGAGCAGGCCGATGTGGTCATCCGGCGGAAAGGCGAGTCGGTGGGCGGCAACGCGCCCGCGCTTGAGTTCGTGCCTGCGGCGTCCCAGACCCAGGCGTTCCTGTTGACGCATCCGGATTCCCTGAGTTCGAGTGCGGTGTTCACCAACGCGGTCGCCGACATCGGGTTGCAGCAGATCGACGCGATGAGCCTGGCGCGCTCGTCTGGCCGTCCGATCGAAGTCTCAATCACGTCCGGCAGTCAGTGGCGCTTCTCCGTGTGGGAGGAACTGCTCGCGGACGAGTTCGACTTCACACGGTCTCGCGCCTTCCCGCTGTTTGTGGCCAACGCGGTGCGCTGGCTCGCCGATACGGAGAGCTGGCATCCGTATGTCGCCGCCGGCCGGCCGCTCATCACGTCTTCCACCGGTCGTAGCACTGAGATTCTCAACGCCGCCGGCCGCGTGCTGGATCCCATCGGCGCCAGTTTTGTTCCCGTCGTCGCAGGCGACCTCAAGGTGAACGGACGTGCGGCGCCGTTGTCGGTCTCGCTGCTCGACGCCGAAGTGACGACCGGTGCGCGCGACGAGTCATTGGCGATAGCGACGTTGGCGCCGGTCGATCTCACGCCGGCGACGGGGCTCGTCACGGGCCTGTTAATCCTCGCGCTGCTGCTCCTCGCGGCCGAGTGGTACTTCTTCCAGATGGGCCGGATGCCGTAGTGACGTCATGACGGTCAGCTTCCTGTATCCGTGGTTTCTCCTGCTGGCGCCCGCCATCGCGCTGCTGTGGTTCCTGCCGCGCCGCAGTAGGGGCCGCGATCGTACTCAGCGAATCTTGCGCACCGGCGTGTTCCTTCTTGTCGTGCTGGCCCTGGCTCGTCCGGTGTTGCTCACATCCGACAGCGAGACCTACCAGGTGTTTGTGGTGGATGAGTCCGGGAGCGTCAGCCCTGCACGGAGAGTCCGGCAGCGCGAGGCTGTGGCACAACTTCGCGGTGAATTCCCCGCCTCGACCTCGTCGCTTGTCGTCGTAGGAGCCGGCTTCGAGGATCGCACCGGGTTTGGTGCGGTCACTGAGATTCGCGACAGTCACAGCGGGTCGCCACTGGGTGCGGCTATCGGTGCCGCGGCACGACAGGTGCCCGAAGGCGCCCGCGGCGTCATTCATCTGTTCACAGATGGCCTGGCCACCGACCGGCGTTGGGCCCCCGAGGTGCAGCAGGTCATCGATCGCGGCATCACGCTGCACACCTACGATCTCGGATACGACCCCGCCGACGTGTACCCCGCCGGACTGACGGCCAGGGGTCTGTTGCGAGTGGGCCAGACAGCGCATGTCGAAGTGAGCGTGGCAGGCACCGGCACCGGGCTGCGTGTGCGTCTTGTGGGCGCCGGCGGTGAAGAGATCGCGGTCTCGGCCCCGTTTGACAGCGACGAACACGCAACAGTGCCGCTGACGTTCGAACCGAAGTCGGCCGGGTTCCTCAGTGTGGCAGCGCAGGTGGTTGACGCGGAGAAGGACTCGAATTCCAGCAACAACGAGTTCCGTGGAACTCTGGCCGTCCAGGATCCGCTTCGCGTGTTTTACCTCGGCGATCGGGTCCGGGGCGCAGCCTCCAGAATGGGCGGCCTGCTCGGTCGCGGATTTGATGTGGCCGATGGAAGCACACAGGCCCTGTCGCCAAACATCAATTTGTCGTCGTACGACATGGTGCTGCTCGACGACCGGCCGGCCAGCCTGGTGCCGGAGTCGTTTCAGCAGCACCTGGCGGATGCAGTGGCGCACCAGGGTCTTGGCCTGGTGTTCTCAGGCGGCAAATCCGCATTTGGCACGGGTGGCTACGACGGCACTCCCGTCGCGACCATCTCGCCTGTGGAGTTTGTGCAGCGGACAGAGAAGCGCGACCCCAGCACCGCGTTGGCGATCATCATCGATACGTCGGGGTCGATGACCGGCACGCGCCTCGAGTTGGCGAAGCAGGTGGCCCGCCTGGCCGTCAGACGCCTCAAGGCCCACGACCGCATCGGCATCGTCGAGTTCTACGGCAACAAACATTGGGCGGTGCCGCTGCAGTCGGCGGCCAACAAGATCACGATTGACCGCGCCATTGGCCGCATGCAGGCGATTGGCGGCACGGTGCTCCGACCGGGCCTGGAAGAGGCGTACTACGGACTGAAAAACGTGGACACGCGCTACAAGCACATCCTGGTCATCACCGACGCCGGCGTCGAGACCTCCGACTACGAGACCATCATCCGGCAACTGACGAAGGACGGCATCAACCTGTCCACAGTGCTGGTGGGCGCGCAGGCGCACAACCAGTTGCTCATCGACCTCGCGTCGTGGGGCAAGGGACGCTTCTACTCGGCCATCGATCGGTACAGCCTGCCGGAAGTCATCCTGAAGCAGCCGTCCACGATGAAGCTGCCGGCGTACAAGACTGGTGCGTTCGGCGTGCAGAGTCGCGGTGGTGAAGGCTGGTGGAGTGATATCGACCGCCGCGCGATGCCTGCGCTCAACGGCTACGTGGAAACCACGATGCGCGATGGCGCCGACGCCCTCATGGAAGTGGCGGGCAGCGGCGACCCCCTGCTGGCGACATGGCGCTACGGGCTTGGGCGCGTCACGGCCATGATGACCGAGCCCGTGGGTGAAGGCACCACAGGCTGGGCGAGGTGGCGCGACTACGGCCGTATGATGGCGCGCATCGTTTCTCGCACGGCCGACGACTCGCGGCTGTTCGACTACCAGGTCCAGCGAATCGATCACGAGGTGGAGGTCACCGCGCGGCGCACCAGCCGCGACTCCACGTTGTATCCGGAAGCTGCGGTGCTCGACACCGAAGGCCGCCAGACTGGAGTCGTCACATTACGTGAACTGGCGCCCGGCCATTTTTCCGGTCGCGTCGCTGTAGACCCGGCTGAGGCCGTGCGAGTGCTGGCCTCCGCGCATCACGTGAGTGGGGCGCAGGCAGGCCAGCAACCGACCCACCTCATCTCACCTGCACTCGACGATGTGGCTGGTGAACAGCAGGTTGATCCCGTGAAGGGCCTGGATCTGGAAGCGCTGGCGGCGGCCACGGGCGGTGCGTATACCGACCCCGAGCTGCTCACCGCCGGCACATTCACGAGCACCACCGCGCTTGGTCCTACGCAGGATGCCGGCGCGTCACTCTCGGCGGTCCGGTTGTGGCCGGTGCTGCTGCTGTTGGGTCTGTTGCTGTATCTTGCTGAAATCACCTATCGTCGCTGGCCGTCTGCCTCCACAGAAGGGAACTGATCATGAAATCACCATGGGTCGTGTTCACGAATGCCTTCGTGTTTTTCGGGACAACGCTGTATGTCGGCGTGCTCTGGGCGCTCCACTTCTTCTGGTTTCCCAGTTGGAACAACCTGAAGGTGGACAACTACTACGATCAGTTCATTCCACAGACGTCCACGGCCACCGAGTTCTTCACGGTGCTGGTGCCCCTGATGTTTCTGGGGCACGTGATCATGTGCTGGAAGGACTGGAAGACGCGGATGCGGTGGGTCAGCATCGGCGCGCTTGCCTGCCTGGGCGCGGCCACCTACGTCGGCACCCTGCACATCATTCCGGTGAACAAGATTCTGGCCGGCCGCCTGACCGACCAGGCCCAGGTGACCGAGTTGCTGCAGAAGTGGATGTGGCTCAACGACATCCGCATGGTGCTGATGACGCTGGGCTGGATTCTGTTGATGTACTACTTCGGGTCCAAAGCGTATCGCGCCGATCGAGCCGGACTATAACCGCATGCATGTGTTCGTAGTCGTTTCCCTGTTCGCCGGCCTGCTGGGCACCGTTCCCCAGCAGGCGCGGACGATCACCGTACCCGTGCGGATCGAGCCGCGGGTGGTTGAGCGGCTGTACAACGAGGCCATCATCAGGGACGGGTCCATCGACCCGCTGGTCGGGCAACTGGGCGCGCTGTGTGCGGATGTCGCGCGGCCGAAACGTTCGCGTGCAAACGCGTGCCTGCTGCGCAGCCACCTCGAGTGGCGGCACGGACGGATGGCGCCGGCCATGGCTGCGGCTGACGAGGGACTCGCCGTTGATCCGTACGACGACATGGTGTTTCACAAGGCGCGGCTGTTCGACGCGTCTGGCAAGATGGACGAGACGCGCGAGTGGTACCAGAAGGCGCTGTCGCTCACGACCAACCCGCAGCTGAAGGAGACCATCCGCCTCCGCCTGACATTCACTGAAGTCATCGCGAAGGATGTGCAGGGCCTGGTGGCGTTGGCGAAAGCCAGTCCGCGTGACTTCAGGAATCGCGCGGCGATCGCGCTCGCGATTCTCGACTTCGACAAAGAGGCGGCGGACCTGTACCAGGTCTTCGGTGAAGGCACCGACCGGTTTCGGCACCATATCCGGGTGGCCCAGT from Acidobacteriota bacterium includes:
- a CDS encoding VWA domain-containing protein — encoded protein: MTVSFLYPWFLLLAPAIALLWFLPRRSRGRDRTQRILRTGVFLLVVLALARPVLLTSDSETYQVFVVDESGSVSPARRVRQREAVAQLRGEFPASTSSLVVVGAGFEDRTGFGAVTEIRDSHSGSPLGAAIGAAARQVPEGARGVIHLFTDGLATDRRWAPEVQQVIDRGITLHTYDLGYDPADVYPAGLTARGLLRVGQTAHVEVSVAGTGTGLRVRLVGAGGEEIAVSAPFDSDEHATVPLTFEPKSAGFLSVAAQVVDAEKDSNSSNNEFRGTLAVQDPLRVFYLGDRVRGAASRMGGLLGRGFDVADGSTQALSPNINLSSYDMVLLDDRPASLVPESFQQHLADAVAHQGLGLVFSGGKSAFGTGGYDGTPVATISPVEFVQRTEKRDPSTALAIIIDTSGSMTGTRLELAKQVARLAVRRLKAHDRIGIVEFYGNKHWAVPLQSAANKITIDRAIGRMQAIGGTVLRPGLEEAYYGLKNVDTRYKHILVITDAGVETSDYETIIRQLTKDGINLSTVLVGAQAHNQLLIDLASWGKGRFYSAIDRYSLPEVILKQPSTMKLPAYKTGAFGVQSRGGEGWWSDIDRRAMPALNGYVETTMRDGADALMEVAGSGDPLLATWRYGLGRVTAMMTEPVGEGTTGWARWRDYGRMMARIVSRTADDSRLFDYQVQRIDHEVEVTARRTSRDSTLYPEAAVLDTEGRQTGVVTLRELAPGHFSGRVAVDPAEAVRVLASAHHVSGAQAGQQPTHLISPALDDVAGEQQVDPVKGLDLEALAAATGGAYTDPELLTAGTFTSTTALGPTQDAGASLSAVRLWPVLLLLGLLLYLAEITYRRWPSASTEGN
- a CDS encoding MoxR family ATPase → MTTTTGAAEAREAAARFRTVYADIKRRVNQMMVGQDEIVDGVMTALLAGGHVLLEGVPGLGKTMLVRCLSSAIETKFSRIQFTPDMMPADIQGTWVLMENDQGRHDLRFQEGPLIANLVLADEINRATPKTQSALLEAMQERQVTVGKRTIKLDEPFCVLATQNPVEQEGTYPLPEAQLDRFLLKLVVGYPKEEDYSAILDRTIGDHEVTIEPVTNAAEIVRLRHIVRAVPVPAHAQQYAIQVVMGTQPGSPYAPKKVNEYVALGSSPRGAQSLLLAAKVRALVNGRFAVSIDDIKHLALPVLRHRLLINFHGQSDRVTDADIVAAVLAAVREPLEVAS
- a CDS encoding DUF1772 domain-containing protein, which translates into the protein MKSPWVVFTNAFVFFGTTLYVGVLWALHFFWFPSWNNLKVDNYYDQFIPQTSTATEFFTVLVPLMFLGHVIMCWKDWKTRMRWVSIGALACLGAATYVGTLHIIPVNKILAGRLTDQAQVTELLQKWMWLNDIRMVLMTLGWILLMYYFGSKAYRADRAGL
- a CDS encoding DUF58 domain-containing protein, giving the protein MSAAPIPFDKLFDPGFLASLSHLSITVQRVAAGGRFGDRLSKDLGAGIEFRDYRGYSPGDDPRAIDWNIYRRLGKVFLRLYEEQQDLPLYLMPDVSTSMFHEPEPRALTALRTALALATISLSHHDSTALFPFAEKMEMRVKSMSGKASTMAFAEHLARLSPPAEAGTNLSAALRRLADMNLRRGLLVVISDFFDPAGLDAIRDALRSIRHRMLFVQLVRPSDEQPNLDGDLRLVDCETGEAAEITITPHVLERYRDAYAQFNRDLAALVKYHHGGLLRLDVEEDLVTQLNTLFAAGSLVV